A genome region from Geobacter pickeringii includes the following:
- a CDS encoding YtxH domain-containing protein: protein MTEEKNNTMMVGALMLIAGGILGAGAALLFAPQTGKKTRRDIKKYVRRAKNEAEELVEDFSDKVSDVVDNLSDKTQEILDKGKEISHDVKKDLLKAFEEGKDRLEKERSRLARLLG from the coding sequence ATGACCGAAGAAAAGAACAATACCATGATGGTTGGCGCGCTCATGCTCATCGCCGGCGGCATCCTGGGGGCCGGTGCGGCGCTTCTCTTTGCCCCCCAGACGGGAAAGAAGACCCGGCGCGACATCAAAAAATACGTCCGCCGTGCCAAGAACGAGGCCGAGGAGCTGGTGGAGGATTTTTCCGACAAGGTCTCCGACGTGGTCGACAACCTGAGCGACAAGACCCAGGAGATCCTCGACAAGGGGAAGGAGATCTCCCACGACGTCAAGAAAGACCTCCTCAAGGCATTCGAGGAAGGGAAGGACCGCCTGGAGAAGGAGCGGAGCAGGCTCGCGCGGCTGCTGGGATAG
- a CDS encoding DUF3047 domain-containing protein, translating into MNAVTGRIILVILLAATAAAAAVTVVGRFSAGDLSGWEEQTFRGKKKTRYTLVTEGERTVLRAESHGSASGLIRKVAFDPAASPILRWSWKIAGTVKKGDERTKEGDDYAARIYVVFPRTFFWQTRAINYIWANRLPKGKSLPNAFAPGNVMMVAVESGGELAGTWRWEQRNIREDYLRLFGEEPPKAGGVALMTDSDNTGEEALAWYGDITLSPQ; encoded by the coding sequence ATGAATGCGGTCACGGGAAGGATCATCCTCGTCATTCTGCTGGCGGCCACCGCGGCAGCGGCTGCCGTCACCGTGGTCGGACGGTTCAGCGCCGGCGACCTGAGCGGGTGGGAAGAGCAGACATTCCGGGGGAAGAAGAAGACCCGCTACACCCTGGTCACGGAGGGGGAGCGGACGGTGCTCAGGGCCGAAAGCCACGGCTCGGCATCGGGGCTCATCCGGAAGGTGGCGTTCGATCCCGCGGCGTCCCCGATCCTCCGCTGGTCGTGGAAGATCGCGGGAACCGTGAAGAAGGGGGACGAACGGACCAAAGAGGGCGACGACTACGCGGCCCGGATCTATGTGGTCTTCCCCCGGACCTTCTTCTGGCAGACCCGGGCCATCAACTACATCTGGGCCAACCGGCTCCCGAAGGGGAAATCGCTCCCCAACGCGTTCGCCCCCGGAAACGTGATGATGGTGGCGGTTGAAAGCGGTGGGGAACTGGCGGGTACATGGCGGTGGGAACAGCGGAACATCCGCGAGGACTACCTGAGGCTTTTCGGAGAGGAACCTCCGAAGGCGGGAGGGGTGGCACTCATGACCGACAGCGACAACACCGGCGAAGAGGCGCTCGCTTGGTACGGCGACATAACCCTGTCGCCCCAATAA
- a CDS encoding thioredoxin domain-containing protein: MGDEAKRSDERQRLERIFLADRGTLPADGGESFNRLIFASSPYLLQHADNPVDWHQWGEEAFARARSEDKPVFLSIGYATCHWCHVMAHESFEDPEVAAVLNRSFVAVKVDREERPDIDDTYMRVAQMMGGRGGWPLTIVMTPDREPFFSATYIPKNPRGGMPGLMEVLGRIDEVWRTRRELVRQNCEAIMAGVARLATPQGGDVADDAPLHEARRQLGGMYDPLNGGFGGAPKFPMPLQLQFLLRYARRFGDAEALAMAEATLHAMRRGGIYDQLGFGFHRYSVDERWLVPHFEKMLYDQALCAIASVEAFQSTGRDLFRETAAEVCTFVLRELTSPEGGFYSALDADSEGEEGRYYLWTPAEIGAVLGEPDAAECCRLFGVTETGNFEGRTILHLPSGADETPAGGRSGRTERVERWRQLLLAARERRVRPFRDEKVVTAWNGLMMAALVKTYLVCGDGRFLEAAEGSARFIERHLTRDDGRLLRSIHRGDAGSPAFLEDYAFLAGGVLELYGATLEPRHLAGALRLAREMLRLFGGDGGLFDVGSDAETVLVRGRDSFDGALPSANSVAASVLLRLGAIADDEALREKGVEIVRSLMGGAGRQPVGHLQLLMAFDLIQGPGGEAVLEGDDVPELRAMLRELGQRFFPGLAVRGAQSQAAPGGAEARLCAGGACHPPRRSAEELGLLLDQLLEELYPASR; the protein is encoded by the coding sequence ATGGGCGATGAAGCGAAACGGAGCGACGAACGGCAACGACTGGAGCGAATCTTCTTAGCCGACCGGGGGACCCTGCCGGCGGACGGGGGAGAGTCATTCAACCGGCTCATCTTTGCCTCGAGTCCCTATCTGCTCCAGCACGCCGACAACCCGGTCGACTGGCACCAGTGGGGAGAAGAGGCGTTCGCCCGGGCCCGGTCCGAGGACAAGCCGGTCTTCCTCTCCATCGGCTATGCCACCTGCCACTGGTGCCACGTGATGGCCCACGAATCGTTCGAAGACCCCGAGGTGGCCGCCGTCCTCAACCGCTCCTTCGTTGCCGTCAAGGTCGACCGGGAGGAACGCCCCGACATCGATGATACCTACATGCGGGTTGCGCAGATGATGGGGGGGCGGGGCGGGTGGCCCCTGACCATCGTCATGACCCCCGATCGGGAGCCGTTTTTTTCCGCCACCTATATCCCGAAGAATCCCCGCGGCGGGATGCCGGGGCTGATGGAGGTCCTGGGCCGGATCGACGAGGTTTGGCGGACGCGCCGGGAGCTCGTGCGGCAGAACTGCGAGGCGATCATGGCGGGGGTTGCCCGGCTCGCCACCCCCCAGGGGGGCGATGTCGCGGATGATGCTCCCCTCCACGAGGCGCGGCGCCAGCTGGGTGGGATGTACGACCCGCTCAACGGCGGCTTCGGCGGCGCTCCCAAATTCCCGATGCCGCTTCAGCTCCAGTTCCTCCTGCGCTACGCCCGCCGCTTCGGCGACGCCGAGGCCCTGGCCATGGCGGAAGCCACCCTCCATGCCATGCGTCGCGGCGGCATCTATGACCAGCTCGGCTTCGGCTTCCACCGCTACAGCGTCGACGAACGGTGGCTGGTCCCTCACTTCGAGAAGATGCTCTACGACCAGGCCCTCTGCGCCATCGCCTCCGTCGAGGCGTTCCAGTCCACCGGCCGGGACCTGTTCCGGGAGACTGCGGCGGAGGTCTGCACCTTCGTCCTGCGGGAGCTGACCTCCCCGGAAGGGGGCTTCTACTCCGCCCTCGATGCCGATTCGGAGGGGGAGGAGGGGCGCTACTACCTCTGGACGCCGGCCGAGATCGGCGCCGTTCTCGGCGAGCCCGACGCCGCGGAATGCTGCCGCCTCTTCGGCGTCACCGAGACAGGGAATTTCGAGGGGCGCACCATCCTCCATCTCCCTTCCGGCGCGGATGAGACGCCTGCCGGCGGGAGGAGTGGCAGGACGGAACGGGTCGAGCGGTGGCGACAGCTCCTGTTGGCCGCCCGGGAGAGGCGGGTTCGCCCCTTCCGGGACGAGAAGGTGGTGACCGCCTGGAACGGTCTCATGATGGCGGCGCTGGTGAAGACGTATCTGGTCTGCGGCGACGGCCGCTTCCTGGAGGCCGCCGAAGGGAGCGCCCGTTTCATCGAGAGGCACCTGACGAGGGATGACGGCCGGCTTCTGCGGAGCATCCACCGGGGGGATGCGGGCAGCCCCGCCTTCCTGGAGGATTACGCCTTTCTTGCCGGGGGGGTTCTGGAGCTCTACGGCGCAACCCTTGAGCCGCGCCATCTCGCCGGGGCGCTCCGTCTCGCGCGGGAGATGCTCCGCCTCTTCGGCGGCGACGGCGGGCTCTTTGATGTGGGGAGCGACGCGGAGACGGTGCTGGTGCGGGGTCGGGACTCCTTCGACGGTGCGCTGCCGTCAGCGAATTCCGTGGCGGCGTCGGTGCTGCTCCGGCTCGGGGCGATTGCCGACGATGAAGCGCTTCGGGAGAAGGGGGTGGAGATCGTGCGCTCCTTAATGGGGGGAGCCGGGCGGCAGCCTGTCGGCCACCTGCAGCTGCTCATGGCCTTCGACCTGATCCAGGGACCGGGGGGCGAGGCCGTTCTGGAGGGGGACGACGTGCCGGAACTCCGCGCCATGCTACGGGAGCTCGGACAGCGGTTCTTCCCTGGCCTCGCCGTAAGGGGCGCTCAGTCTCAGGCGGCGCCGGGCGGTGCCGAAGCCCGCCTCTGTGCCGGCGGCGCCTGCCATCCCCCCCGGCGATCGGCGGAAGAGCTCGGCCTGCTGCTGGACCAGCTCCTCGAAGAGCTCTATCCCGCCAGCCGCTGA
- the murJ gene encoding murein biosynthesis integral membrane protein MurJ, with protein MSEKKQIARAAGVLGFATIISRIMGMVRDMAVSRLFGAGLYTDAFFAAFQIPNMLRRFFAEGALTSAFVPTFSEWYTQRGEDEARELANICFTLLTIVMAGVTLAGIILSPWIVSLMFPGFKSQPAKLELTIFLNRLMFPYIFFISLVALCMGILNTVRHFFTPAISTVFLNVSMILCAWLLHDRFQVPITALAVGVLVGGVLQLLLQLPTLWRKGFPIRLRFVTGHPAVRKIALLMGPSIFGVGVYYLNLTVGNILASLLPQGSVSYLYYAQRLFEFPQGIFTVSVAQAVLPSMSRQAAAGEIDQLKESLGFGLRLTLFITIPATAGLMMCSTPIFSLLFMGGEFDYAKAVNCGIALFYYSLGLSLVALVRVLVPAFYALKDTRTPVAIAFGAFLLNVGASLLLMGPLKHGGLALASSLSALGNMGLLLYFLRRKIGPFGGRGIVVSGLKACLASLPMALVVRWVVSLQGWSAGGHKIAKVGTLGAAVAGGVVIYMTIAHLLRCDEAREVVAQVRRRLTR; from the coding sequence ATGTCCGAAAAGAAACAGATCGCCCGCGCCGCCGGCGTCCTCGGCTTTGCCACCATCATCTCGCGCATCATGGGGATGGTGCGCGACATGGCGGTGTCACGCCTCTTCGGGGCCGGGCTGTACACCGACGCCTTCTTCGCCGCATTCCAGATCCCGAACATGCTCCGCCGCTTCTTTGCCGAAGGGGCGCTCACCTCGGCCTTTGTCCCCACCTTTTCCGAGTGGTACACCCAGCGTGGGGAGGATGAGGCGCGGGAGCTGGCCAATATCTGCTTCACGCTCCTCACCATCGTCATGGCGGGGGTGACGCTCGCCGGCATTATCCTGTCGCCCTGGATCGTTTCCCTCATGTTTCCCGGCTTCAAGAGCCAGCCGGCGAAGCTGGAGCTGACGATCTTCCTGAACCGGCTGATGTTCCCCTACATCTTCTTCATCAGCCTCGTGGCCCTCTGCATGGGGATACTGAACACGGTGCGCCACTTCTTCACCCCGGCGATCTCCACCGTCTTTCTCAATGTTTCCATGATCCTCTGTGCCTGGCTCCTCCACGACCGCTTCCAGGTGCCGATCACCGCCCTGGCGGTGGGGGTCCTGGTCGGCGGGGTGCTGCAGCTCCTGCTCCAGTTGCCGACCCTCTGGCGGAAGGGGTTTCCGATCCGCCTCCGCTTCGTCACGGGGCACCCGGCCGTGCGGAAGATCGCCCTTCTCATGGGGCCGTCGATCTTCGGCGTCGGGGTCTACTACCTCAATCTCACCGTCGGGAACATCCTCGCCTCCCTCCTCCCCCAGGGGAGCGTCTCCTACCTCTACTACGCCCAGCGGCTCTTCGAGTTTCCCCAGGGGATCTTCACCGTATCCGTGGCGCAGGCGGTGCTCCCCTCCATGAGCCGCCAGGCCGCCGCCGGCGAGATCGATCAGCTCAAGGAGTCCCTCGGTTTCGGTCTGCGACTCACCCTCTTCATCACCATCCCGGCCACGGCGGGGCTCATGATGTGCTCGACCCCCATCTTCAGCCTCCTCTTCATGGGGGGGGAGTTCGACTACGCCAAGGCGGTGAACTGCGGCATTGCGCTCTTTTACTACTCTCTGGGGCTTTCCCTCGTGGCCCTCGTGCGGGTTCTGGTCCCCGCCTTCTACGCCCTGAAGGACACCAGGACTCCCGTGGCCATAGCCTTCGGGGCGTTCCTCCTGAATGTCGGCGCCAGTCTCCTCCTCATGGGCCCCCTCAAGCACGGCGGCCTCGCCCTGGCCTCGTCCCTTTCGGCCCTCGGCAACATGGGGCTCCTGCTCTACTTCCTGCGGCGCAAGATCGGTCCCTTTGGCGGGCGGGGGATCGTGGTCTCGGGGCTCAAGGCGTGCCTCGCCTCGCTGCCGATGGCATTGGTCGTCCGGTGGGTGGTGTCGCTGCAGGGGTGGTCGGCAGGGGGGCACAAGATCGCCAAGGTGGGGACCCTCGGAGCCGCCGTGGCTGGCGGCGTCGTCATCTATATGACAATTGCCCATCTGCTTCGCTGTGACGAAGCGCGTGAGGTCGTTGCTCAGGTCCGGAGAAGGCTGACCCGGTGA
- the mazG gene encoding nucleoside triphosphate pyrophosphohydrolase: MTTDGTEFERLAEIMRRLRGPGGCPWDAEQTHESLKRYLLEEAYEVIEAIDAGSPAMLKEELGDLVLQPVFHAVIAEERGEFTMAEVLAAISDKLVFRHPHVFGDQVIRTSEEQIENWERIKQKEKGAERKSALAGVPPHLPALLKAQKVTEKAARVGFDWSRIDEVFAKVMEELHEFEETMLAADQQRMEAELGDLLFAIVNLGRFLSLNPEEALRKTIDRFTRRFSHIEESLHARGTGLKEATLDEMEQLWDEAKRLERRESGSGGDKS, translated from the coding sequence ATGACAACGGATGGAACGGAATTCGAGCGGCTTGCGGAAATCATGCGCCGACTGCGCGGTCCCGGGGGGTGCCCGTGGGATGCGGAGCAGACCCACGAATCGCTCAAGCGCTATCTCCTGGAGGAGGCCTATGAGGTGATCGAGGCGATTGACGCCGGCTCCCCCGCCATGCTGAAGGAAGAGCTGGGAGATCTGGTGCTGCAGCCGGTCTTCCACGCAGTCATCGCCGAGGAGCGGGGTGAATTCACCATGGCGGAGGTCCTTGCGGCGATCAGCGACAAGCTCGTCTTCCGCCATCCTCACGTCTTCGGCGACCAGGTCATCCGGACGAGCGAGGAGCAGATCGAGAACTGGGAGCGGATCAAGCAGAAAGAGAAGGGAGCGGAGCGGAAATCGGCCCTTGCCGGGGTCCCCCCACACCTGCCGGCACTCCTCAAGGCGCAGAAGGTGACCGAAAAGGCAGCGCGGGTCGGTTTCGACTGGTCCCGGATCGACGAGGTCTTCGCCAAGGTGATGGAGGAGCTCCACGAGTTCGAGGAGACCATGCTCGCCGCCGACCAGCAGAGGATGGAAGCGGAACTGGGCGACCTCCTCTTCGCCATCGTGAATCTCGGACGCTTTCTCTCGCTCAATCCGGAGGAAGCCCTGCGCAAGACCATCGACCGCTTTACGCGCCGGTTCTCCCACATCGAAGAGTCGCTTCACGCCCGGGGAACGGGGCTTAAGGAGGCGACCCTCGATGAAATGGAACAGCTCTGGGACGAGGCGAAGAGGCTGGAACGGAGGGAAAGCGGATCAGGCGGAGACAAAAGTTAA
- the tgt gene encoding tRNA guanosine(34) transglycosylase Tgt, producing MKFTLKKTDRSTSARRGTLVTPHGTIETPIFMPVGTHAAMKAMTPAQVKETGAQIILSNTYHLHLRPGEELVAKAGGLHRFMAWDGPILTDSGGFQVFSLPNKRITEEGAYFKHEVTGEEIFLDPARAIAIQEALGADIIMAFDECIPYPCDRQYAAKSTRKTLRWAEQCRKAQTRKDQALFGIVQGSVFEDLRAMCAKELVQMDFPGYAIGGVSVGEGLDLLKKVVEYTAPFLPENKPRYLMGVGLPEDIFESVERGIDMFDCVIPTRYARSATLFTNRGKIRLTNRNYRRDFYPVDPNCGCYTCRNFTRAYLHHLFNANEVLSAILASIHNVHFYLNMMEGIRIAIEEGRFAEHKKEFLSGYLKGK from the coding sequence ATGAAATTCACTCTCAAGAAAACGGACCGTTCGACCTCGGCGCGGCGCGGGACGCTCGTCACCCCCCACGGAACCATCGAGACCCCCATTTTCATGCCGGTGGGTACCCATGCGGCGATGAAGGCGATGACGCCGGCGCAGGTCAAGGAGACCGGCGCCCAGATCATCCTCTCGAACACCTACCACCTCCATCTCCGGCCTGGCGAGGAACTCGTCGCCAAGGCCGGCGGTCTCCACCGGTTCATGGCATGGGACGGTCCGATCCTCACCGACTCGGGGGGGTTCCAGGTCTTCTCGCTTCCCAACAAGCGGATCACCGAAGAGGGGGCATACTTCAAACATGAGGTGACCGGCGAGGAGATATTTCTCGATCCGGCCCGGGCCATTGCCATTCAGGAGGCCCTCGGCGCGGACATCATCATGGCATTCGACGAGTGCATCCCCTACCCGTGCGACCGCCAGTACGCGGCCAAGTCGACCCGGAAGACGCTCCGCTGGGCCGAACAATGCCGCAAGGCCCAGACCCGCAAGGACCAGGCACTCTTTGGCATCGTCCAGGGGAGTGTCTTTGAGGATCTTCGGGCCATGTGCGCCAAGGAACTGGTTCAGATGGACTTTCCCGGTTATGCCATCGGCGGCGTATCCGTGGGCGAGGGACTCGACCTTTTAAAAAAGGTTGTCGAATACACCGCGCCATTCCTGCCGGAAAACAAGCCCCGCTATCTCATGGGAGTCGGGCTCCCCGAAGACATCTTCGAAAGCGTCGAACGGGGAATCGACATGTTCGACTGCGTCATCCCCACGCGGTATGCCCGCAGCGCCACCCTCTTCACCAACCGCGGGAAAATCCGGCTCACGAACCGCAATTACCGGCGTGACTTCTACCCCGTCGACCCCAACTGCGGCTGCTACACCTGCAGGAACTTCACGCGCGCGTACCTCCACCACCTCTTCAACGCCAACGAAGTTCTCTCGGCGATCCTGGCGAGCATCCACAATGTCCACTTCTACCTCAACATGATGGAGGGGATCAGGATCGCCATCGAGGAGGGGCGCTTCGCAGAACACAAGAAGGAGTTCCTTTCGGGCTACCTGAAGGGGAAATAA
- a CDS encoding succinate dehydrogenase cytochrome b subunit, with protein sequence MQLLTSSVGRKVLMAITGQLMVLFVIVHMLGNSSIFIPGGINAYAEHLHALPPLVWAFRLVMGAAVAIHILFGIQLSLENRAANAESYAVKNLKRATLASQSMLYTGLLLLAFIIYHLLHFTIRATPDIIAGVDAQGRFDVFGMVTGSFSHGIIAFVYIAAMVVLFLHLSHGIQSFFQTMGWNNNKTLPVIGKIGTVAAVVLLLGYASIPLFIVSGILKG encoded by the coding sequence ATGCAACTGCTCACGAGCTCTGTAGGTAGGAAAGTCCTGATGGCAATCACTGGCCAGTTGATGGTTCTGTTTGTCATCGTCCACATGCTGGGCAACTCGTCCATCTTCATCCCGGGCGGCATCAACGCCTATGCCGAGCACCTCCACGCACTCCCCCCCCTCGTGTGGGCATTCCGCCTGGTAATGGGTGCTGCAGTGGCCATCCACATCCTGTTCGGGATACAGCTGAGCCTGGAGAACCGCGCGGCAAACGCTGAAAGCTATGCCGTCAAGAATCTGAAGCGGGCAACTCTCGCGAGCCAGAGCATGCTTTACACCGGGTTGCTGCTCCTGGCGTTTATCATCTATCACCTCCTTCATTTCACCATCCGCGCCACCCCTGACATCATCGCCGGTGTTGATGCCCAGGGCCGCTTCGACGTCTTCGGCATGGTGACGGGAAGCTTCTCCCACGGCATCATCGCCTTCGTTTACATTGCCGCTATGGTGGTGCTGTTCCTCCACCTTTCCCACGGCATCCAGAGCTTCTTCCAGACGATGGGATGGAACAACAATAAGACTCTTCCGGTTATTGGAAAGATCGGCACGGTCGCGGCAGTGGTGCTGCTCCTTGGCTACGCGTCCATCCCGCTCTTCATCGTCTCCGGCATTCTGAAAGGTTAG
- a CDS encoding fumarate reductase/succinate dehydrogenase flavoprotein subunit yields the protein MILDGKCPTGPIEKTWDKHRFDMKLVNPANKRKYKILVVGTGLAGGAAAASLGELGYNVEAFCYQDSPRRAHSIAAQGGINAAKNYPNDGDSIYRLFYDTIKGGDFRAREADVWRLAQVSNNIIDQCVAQGVPFARDYAGYLDNRSFGGAQVSRTFYARGQTGQQLLLGAYSALARQVKAGTVKMFPRTEMLDLIVVDGEAKGITVRDLVTGEVRSHVGDAVVLCTGGYVNVFYLSTNAMGCSVTAAWKAHKKGAFFANPCYTQIHPTCIPQHGDKQSKLTLMSESLRNDGRCWVPKSKGDKRAPGEIPEEERDYYLERKYPSFGNLAPRDIASRAAKEQCDDDRGVGPGGRGVYLDFAASIKRLSEDTIRERYGNLFEMYEKITDENAYKVPMRIYPAPHYSMGGLWVDYNCESNVPGLFVLGEANFSVHGANRLGASALMQGLADGYFVIPYTIANYLAKTAPGKVKADNPECKKSVDDVTNNMKKLMSINGKKTVSEFHRELGKLMWENVGMARSEASCKEAIRKIPEIREEFWKNVKVTGSGAEFNQQLENANRVADFLEFAELMARDSLYRDESCGGHFRVEHQMPDGEAKRDDEKFCHAAAWEFKGVNAEPELHIEPLKFENVHLAIRSYK from the coding sequence GTGATACTCGACGGAAAATGTCCGACAGGACCAATAGAGAAGACTTGGGACAAGCACCGCTTCGACATGAAGCTGGTTAACCCCGCCAACAAGCGTAAATACAAGATCCTCGTTGTCGGCACCGGTCTTGCCGGTGGCGCCGCCGCCGCCTCCCTCGGCGAGCTCGGCTACAACGTAGAAGCTTTCTGTTATCAGGACAGCCCGAGGCGAGCCCACTCCATCGCCGCCCAGGGGGGGATCAACGCCGCCAAGAACTACCCGAATGACGGCGACAGCATCTACCGCCTCTTCTATGACACGATCAAGGGGGGCGACTTCCGCGCCCGCGAGGCCGACGTCTGGCGTCTTGCCCAGGTCTCCAACAACATCATCGACCAGTGCGTGGCCCAGGGCGTTCCCTTTGCCCGCGACTATGCCGGCTACCTGGACAACCGCTCCTTCGGCGGCGCCCAGGTCTCCCGTACCTTCTACGCCCGGGGGCAGACGGGGCAGCAGCTCCTCCTCGGCGCCTATTCGGCCCTTGCCCGCCAGGTCAAGGCCGGTACCGTCAAGATGTTCCCCCGCACCGAAATGCTCGACCTCATCGTCGTTGACGGCGAGGCCAAGGGGATCACGGTCCGCGATCTCGTAACCGGAGAAGTCAGGTCGCACGTGGGTGATGCGGTGGTGCTCTGCACCGGCGGTTACGTCAACGTCTTCTACCTCTCCACCAACGCCATGGGGTGCAGCGTCACCGCAGCGTGGAAGGCCCACAAGAAGGGGGCGTTCTTCGCTAACCCCTGTTACACCCAGATTCACCCGACCTGCATCCCGCAGCATGGGGACAAGCAGTCCAAGCTGACCCTCATGTCCGAGTCGCTCCGCAACGACGGGCGTTGCTGGGTTCCCAAGAGCAAGGGCGACAAACGGGCACCGGGCGAGATTCCCGAGGAAGAGCGCGACTACTACCTCGAGAGGAAGTACCCGAGCTTCGGTAACCTCGCTCCGCGGGACATCGCTTCCCGGGCAGCCAAAGAACAGTGCGACGACGATCGTGGCGTCGGACCGGGCGGCCGTGGCGTCTATCTCGACTTTGCCGCTTCCATCAAGCGCCTGAGCGAGGACACCATCCGCGAGCGGTATGGCAACCTCTTCGAGATGTACGAGAAGATCACCGACGAGAACGCCTACAAGGTGCCGATGCGGATCTATCCGGCTCCCCACTATTCCATGGGTGGCCTCTGGGTTGACTACAACTGCGAGAGCAACGTCCCGGGCCTCTTCGTCCTGGGCGAGGCCAACTTCTCGGTTCACGGCGCGAACCGCCTCGGCGCCTCGGCTCTCATGCAGGGTCTTGCCGACGGGTACTTCGTCATCCCTTACACCATCGCCAACTACCTGGCGAAGACCGCTCCGGGCAAGGTGAAGGCCGACAACCCCGAGTGCAAGAAGTCGGTTGACGATGTCACCAACAACATGAAGAAGCTCATGTCGATCAACGGCAAGAAGACTGTCAGCGAATTCCACCGCGAGCTGGGCAAGCTCATGTGGGAGAATGTCGGCATGGCCAGAAGCGAAGCGAGCTGTAAGGAAGCCATCAGGAAAATCCCGGAGATCCGCGAGGAGTTCTGGAAGAACGTGAAGGTTACCGGTTCGGGTGCCGAATTCAACCAGCAGCTGGAGAATGCCAACCGCGTGGCGGACTTCCTGGAGTTTGCGGAACTCATGGCCCGTGATTCCCTCTATCGCGACGAGTCGTGCGGCGGCCACTTCCGGGTTGAGCACCAGATGCCGGACGGCGAGGCCAAGCGTGACGACGAGAAGTTCTGCCACGCCGCGGCCTGGGAGTTCAAAGGTGTCAATGCAGAGCCTGAGCTGCACATCGAGCCGTTGAAGTTCGAAAACGTCCATCTGGCGATAAGGAGCTACAAATAA
- a CDS encoding succinate dehydrogenase/fumarate reductase iron-sulfur subunit, whose protein sequence is MSHDKTMTLTLHVWRQNGPKDPGKFETYEAKEVSPDQSFLEMLDEVNEDLIKAGKDPIAFDHDCREGICGMCSQVINGAPHGGMDRTTVCQLHMRMFKDGDTIYIEPWRARAFPIVRDLVVDRGSLDRIIEAGGYTSAHTGGIADGNAILIPKDDADYAMDAAECIGCGACVAGCPNGSAMLFTSAKVSQLAVLPQGVAEAARRVCAMTEELQAQGFGNCTNHYECQASCPKGVDVKFIAKLNREYLKSLCK, encoded by the coding sequence ATGAGCCACGACAAGACCATGACGCTTACACTCCATGTTTGGCGCCAGAACGGGCCAAAGGATCCAGGGAAGTTCGAAACATACGAAGCAAAGGAGGTCAGCCCCGACCAGTCGTTCCTCGAGATGCTCGACGAGGTGAACGAGGATCTCATCAAGGCTGGCAAGGATCCCATCGCCTTCGACCATGACTGCCGTGAGGGGATCTGCGGCATGTGCTCCCAGGTTATCAATGGTGCTCCCCACGGAGGGATGGACCGGACGACGGTCTGTCAGCTCCACATGCGCATGTTCAAGGATGGTGATACCATCTACATCGAGCCGTGGCGTGCCCGTGCCTTCCCGATCGTCAGAGACCTGGTTGTTGATCGGGGTTCCCTCGACAGGATCATCGAGGCAGGTGGTTATACGTCGGCCCATACCGGTGGGATTGCCGATGGCAATGCCATTCTGATCCCGAAGGATGATGCCGATTACGCCATGGACGCTGCCGAATGCATCGGTTGCGGTGCCTGCGTTGCTGGCTGCCCCAACGGCTCGGCCATGCTCTTCACCTCGGCCAAGGTGTCCCAGCTTGCGGTGCTGCCGCAAGGGGTAGCGGAAGCCGCCCGCCGTGTCTGCGCCATGACCGAGGAACTCCAGGCCCAGGGCTTTGGCAACTGCACCAACCATTATGAATGCCAGGCATCATGCCCGAAAGGGGTTGACGTGAAGTTCATTGCAAAGCTGAACCGGGAGTATCTGAAGTCACTTTGCAAGTAA